aattatacttttaacttttaTGCTTAGTTTTCATGATTTATtcccatgatttatttatttgtaattgcaaACTAAGCGGATCGCTCAAAAGCTTCCAATGTTGTCTTCGCTTTCTTCttgagtttttgttgaatggtGTAAATATTCTTggtgtaaatatctgccaaaaagctcaaaaaaacttacaaaacctttcatttgacctttcagaaggaccaaacaaaagctgtgataatcaaaaggtaaattttcttcaaataaacaccacttacttgatatcgaattggtagccttggcgaaccacgaggtgaatttcgtttatctttttatctgccgattatcttctgatactatgaagttataacaaggtttctcttattttgtttctggttctgattggttccgaagtttattaagaagtagaacgggtacttGAACTTGATcaagataagtgctgattggttccgaagttttgcTATTGTCGCACtcgttcttacattcttacaacatgatgacacagtggcttcaccactcgttcttgtgtacctttgataacgcgagatcaactgttcttatcgcgagatcacgattcaccgttatggtgattgtaatgcttatgcgtatgcgcagtgcacgattgttacacttattcttacattcttacaacacgatgacatagtggctctgCCTTGGTGAGGCAGTAGCCCTAATTATACTTTATTAGCATGTAAAAGCATAAGGCCTGAATGACTTTTGATGCACAGCATATGTGTGCATTTGTGACTTGCACCTGCACGTTacacctgtttttgttttttttattaatttttttattttaaagaatTCCAGTTGTTAGCTTTCTTCCTGATGGTCCTAgtttaatattttaaaaaaacagcttggtgtATTATTAAACTTTACACATGGGCTCTGCTGAAATTTCAAAGCTGTTGGTCACACCACATAAACTGATTAAAATAAACATGTAATTGATAATATGGTGACATTTCCtgtatggagaaatttatttttatggaaggaaggaaggaaggaaggaaggaaggaaggaaggaaggaaggcaaggcaaggcaagtttatttatatagcacatttcatacacaatggcagttcaatgtgctttacagaagcaaaaacaaaaacagtaaacaatagagaaataaaattacataaaataattttatttttattctaaaacaattaattaaaagaattaaaagaaaataataagaattaaacaatagtaaaaataaaataataaaatgccaaaaagaaaaaaaaaagaagaaaaagaaaccagcggaataaaatagaataaaattaaagtaaatttaaaacatgcagagaaagtaaagattataaaaaatgtaaaaatattaattatttaacagaaagcatctgaaaacagcttggtctttaacctagatttgaagctgccaacagcaggagcatttttaatgtcctctggcagttggttccatagctgtactgcatagtagctaaaagctgcttcaccacactttgttttaacaactggttttaatagtaaatttttctgttgcgatctggtagatctgattgggttaggccgctgcaacatatcagagaggtaaatgggccctgtaccatttagagatttgtacagcagcagcaatactttaaagtcaattctgtagcttactggaagccagtgaagggaccttagaattggagtaatgtgctctgttctttttgttcatgtgagaaccctcgccgctgcattttgaaccagctgaagtcgtttgatggtcttttttggcaggcctgtgaaaaggccattgcagtaatcaaccctactagagatgaaggcatgtattagtttttccagatcattttttgacataagtcctcttagtttggaaatgttttttaggtgataaaatgccgttttagtgattgctttcatgtgactgtcaaagtttagctcgctgtcaatgaaaacaccaagatttttaacaatttctttagttttaatcccttttgtgtcaagaatagtggtaatcctgagtctttcgtctttttttccaaatagaattaccgtacttctgttttatctgtgttcagctgaagaaaattttgtgacatccagctattgatttgatcgatacactggtagagccatttaaggggggcatagtcattaggtgatagagcaaactaaatttgggtatcatcggcatagcagtgatacaaaggagtctccagtgtcagtagcAGTCAGAAGTGAAGTCATAACACTTTAACTCATAATATATTGTAGTCGTTTGACAaattccatccacccatccatccacctgtaaccgcttatcctgtgcagggtcacgggcaagctggagcctatcccagctaactatgggtgaaaggcggggtacaccctggacaagtcgtcaggtcatcgcagggctgacacatagacacagacaaccattcacacctacggtcaatttagagtcaccagttaacctaacctgcatgtctttggactgtgggggaaaccggagcacccggaggaaacccacgcggacacggggagaacatgcaaactctgcacagaaaggccctcgccggccacagggctcgaacccagaaccttcttgctgtgaggcaacagcgctaaccactacaccaccatggacaAATTGCTATGGAATATTAGTTCGTAAAACACTATACTATCTTGGCGTCAGGTGTTGGATTATTTTTACGTAACAACACGACACGAAGAGGTTTATTCCTCCACTCACCTGGTGTCCATTAGCCGTGACGCTAACACTAAACCTCAGGCCTGGAGAAAGTAACACCTGCACTCAGTTACTCTTTTTAATATCAAACAGACACCACATTTATTACTATATTTTACAGAAATATCCCAAAGATCATACATTTATTAACATGCATAAAAAACTAGCCCAGTCATGCACATGTTGAGGATAAGTTTCTGTTTACACCAGAAAACGTCCAAGTTCAGAAACATCAACTTTCCGCTTGAATTAACCTGAAATTCGCTTTAATTACAAAGTCGAAGGATTTGTTTTAAAACAGCTTACTTTCCGGTGAGAAAGCTCACACGCACACGGTGTTTCCGTcgctttttcttctcttttcttctcttttcttttcttttgtaaaCCGAAGCGCGAGCTCCAGCAGCAGGTATTTGTTTTTGAGAAAACGAAAGTGAAAGTAGCGTCGCGCGAGTCCAGGAGATGACGCAGGCATCTCATTTGCATATTCATGAGATTCAAaacttacattttttttaaatatataatagCATTACGTGTCTAAGCATTTCcaaaatgattgattgattgattgattgattgattgattgattacaaaAACCTTTTTATTGACACGTTTTTTTCTGTTGTAATGAATTTGGAGGAATATCCTGTACACTTTACATaatgtttccatcaatgaagagtttataacaccaacgaaactgacttcatgttaaaactgtgatTTTTGTTAATTAAACATGTtaatgttgggcggcacggtggtgtagtggttagcgctgtcgcctcacagcaagaaggtccgggttcgagccccgtggccggcaagggcctttctgtgtggagtttgcatgttctccctgtgtccgtgtgggtttcctccaagtgctccggtttcccccacagtccaaagacatgcaggttaggttaactggtgactctaaattgaccgtgaatgtgagtgtgaatggttgtctgtgtcagacctgtgatgacctggcgacttgtccagggtgtaccccgcctttcgcccgtagtcagctgggataggctccagcttgcctgcgaccctgtagaacaggataaagtggctagagataatgagatgaatgttggattaggcattgccctggtttatcgaggaaatcagaaaatggtgacagctgtccaaagccccataaagctgcccgacatgattgaagcagtgggcagagctgtcggcactcagactgtggctattcagaacttgaatcgcaacatggataacatcttggagaagcttttggctttgcaaaggaaatggattgattcggagaccagaatagacaaacagagtagtcatgtaagaatgcgtctactcgccccaagaccaaacaatcccaatcttatctgctttcggctccctcagacagcactggcctcggccaaggccgttgctggaacaaaaactccccctgaagatcactgcagtgagatgcTCTTGTATTCCTTCCCGCAGTcaccgcttttacccccagtgtgacaagtgggtgcgcGACCAGCGCCATTATGGCTGCAGGaatggatggctgcttgcttgcactgggttacctctacctgtgggaggaaaccagagcacccggaggagacaggaggagaacatgcaaactccacacagaaaggcccctgtcagctgtaaggttcaaacccagaatccaCTGTGAGGTGACAGATTGTGATGAGTCTCATGAGAAGGAGATGTTTGAccattatggaaggagtctccagtgtcagtgtttcaTAATGGTCAGTAACAGGAAAgtccacttcacttcacttcaccccACACCAAGacatgtcattgattattttcctataaccccATTTGTGTGTTATTCTTTATAATCTGTAACTCATTGTTTAACTCATTATGTACATTTCATTAGTTTTGTGTTTATTGTATTGCGGTGCAGCAAGCTCTTATTTCAGGCGTTCAGATTTTAAAAGATTATGAGAAATTGATCACAATTTACATGAAAGTTCACATGTCACGAAGCCTGTGTAATACTATATATGTATTATTGTTGTCAAGATCATTGTCAATGTCACTGATTGTTCTTTACTGGTATATTCATTAAGCTTCACTGATCAGTTTATCATTACATAATAGTTTATATAACCTGATTAACTATCCAATAATTGCTGATTATCAGCAATTACAACTTCCATTAATTAAGCAACTAATCTGGGgcaggtttcccaaaagcctcttcacgctaagaacatcttaactaggagagagagtgttcattgtgctgttgctcgctctaccatttaacaatgatctttgtgctacaataccgcgagttggcctagtggttagtgtgtccacttctcgattgggagattgggagttctactcacggttgggtcataccaaagaccatcataaaaatggtacctactgccatctggcaaggcatgctgcaatacagatgtgagtggggagtcaaactctcatggttaccagaggactagccccccactgtaaccctagctatgtaataggcgagaggctgagggcgacggagatcggcgctgccacatggcgtgggaaggacttttgtgctacaatgtttttgggaaactcagcactgataattaagttaataattggaTTATGAAGCTAATAGATGGTAATAGATAGTAACTCCACACATATGCAAATGGTTACTGGACTTCCTGACTAATTGCCCCCAGTCTGTCAGGCTTGGCAGACATACATATTCCATTCTCACCATGAGTACCGGCGTGCCgcaaggctgtgtgctgagccccctcctctatgCACTTTTCACCCACGACTGTCAACCTACCCACAAGTCAAACATTATTGTTAAGTTTGTGGATGATACAACGGTCATTGGGATCATATCTAATAACGCTGAAGCTGCATACAGAGAGGAGGCTCAGAACCTGGCAGCGTGGTGCGACACCAACAACCTGGtcttgaacaccaagaaaaccaaagaaatcattgtggacttcaggacctCCAAAAAGACAGCACACAGCCCAGTAACCATCAGAGCAGAGGCTGTGGAGAGAGTCTCCAGCTTCAAGTTTCTGGGAGTGACCATCAcagaggacctctcctggactgAGAACACCTCAGTGGTAGTAGGCAAAGCACAACAACGACTCTACTTTCTGAGGAGTTTAAGGAGAGTCAACCTTCCCCAGAAGCTGCTGGTCAACTTCAAAAGGTGCACCATAGAAAGCATATTAACAAACTGTATGACCACCTggtacagcagctgcaccaaagctGCCAGAAAAGCCCTACAACGTGTTGTGAAAACAGCACAGGACATCGTTGGCACTGAGTTGTCATTTCTGGATCTGCTACACAACACTTGCTGTGTCAGAAGGGCCAAAAACAttattgtaagattgtgtgtgttctcgtgcatagctgtcctgagctttatgaccctttcacaccctggtaaacgtgcataatcgcgagaacatactcttttgttttctctgtaccttctagtttcgctgaaaccacattcctggttcctcctgttctagggggtgtatggtctgctctttcatgtataataaaaacgactccttatctggcgagttgaccttgtgcccccgagccccttacttatcttgtcacgcaagcttctgatgtatataaaccctgctctttctgtgtatcgttgagcagtgcttgaataaaccagattgatttaactcgtgtggtttgttttaaccctgctccagagcgctcttacgtcaacgcatctgaactgagacagacacaggttctaacaatttggtgaccccgacgtgatactctcaatcaggtaagacatgtttgattgactacctggttggcagtagtttcgtagtgtcctacggaggacagttttccctggttcgagtccaggaagagcgcgctatacaaatttgtactatatttgttgtctgttcctcttcagatccgtttgttgtcattgtacgatgggaagctcgttccctaagcctgcgccaggggaaaccccggccgaatggatgactaggtgcggtttcgcttattatgtttctccctggctcgataatttggcaggttggaccgaggccaaccctcaaattccttcatatcctcgccgaggtactttcgatcctggttatcttgcatcggcccatcgcatgatttatgagggattaggggaccccggatgggatcgcccgtatatgcgggaaggatatgccaaatggtatgatatgaagaagatttgggataattttaaacaggcttatactccccgttcagtcctgaaatccatcccgaagcctcgggctgcacccgtcaccaaggaaacggaggaggcggcgctaggaaaatccaaatctcattctgctcctccagcctcgttagacagtaaacctccaccttatagtaaggctggaaaaattactggtaaatcgccgtcagctgcaaaaacgattcctaaaatttatccgtccctggctgctgtgtctgcgtgccccccccccacggttgacagagggcagcgtcccggagggataaagggtgcgcctgcatcagccaagaacggcaaagacgaagaaagtagtgacgataccgatgatgacactgatgatgacgattgggataatcccgatggtgtgggtccagacgccggctcgcgtccttatccgccacaaaacgctgcttgtgtatgggttgcaaagcgcagtggtattgatataactcctccgtccccgtcggctcttaaggacatcatctcgcttcttccgtcacccgataagcccttgctttttgttgatcagttaattaatgtttctcgtaattgtcagcttacgggagctgattaccggtttattctgcaaaataaattaggaggcgcatacgatgagacggccctgttagaaaacgtacaggtcctccgccccgtcaacgatattgctgttaatgttaaggaggaattgcctccggtaggggaaaacggtcgccctcgccagcgcaccgtgtctaccttcttttggaaagacacgccgaacgcactgcagcagcttcgtgagcaattgacgcgatacctgctcgccttaaaacaagcaaatagagacctgtcacaggtcactaattgcaaacaggagcgttctgagctgacgtcggctttctggaagcgctttggggaagtttggcaacatttgggaggtcttgaacttgatttggcaaacccgaacccaatgttcttgtccacctttctgtctaattgtcgccccgaaatacagagcgttttaaaacatcactggagtgaccggaataatctggtcctccgccaggccggggagcgggtgcgcacgctggagagcgatggtcttttagactgtaaaacgaataaagcatgtttatccgtcgtgccgggcggacgagcggagggacgacaggagaggggtcgccgaacgggaccgcgcggcgggggagggaggagaaatggaaagtgccactattgtggaaaagaggggcactggataagagaatgtcatgcgaaacagcgagatgagcaggaacgcgagaaacccgtcatgcgcgccggttcaagccccacagggcagagagatcctgcccgcccatagggctgccctcagagcgatgaaaccccgaccgttgctatgttaaatcttttattcagctcccctcttaacgaagatcttcccactattgttttatgcctggcagggactgaatatccttttttactcgacaccggggctaccatgtcctcagtggggagggaatatgcgggtcctttatctacacggtctgtaagctctgtgggaatagaaggggttcctttccattccagttgcacgccccccctttctgttacttgtgcccttgatcctttactgaagttttctcactcctttgtttgcatgcctgattgcccttttaacctgcttggacgggacctcatgagcctcctagggctctctatttcttttagtggctcacacatggttgttgacataccagacgacacttcgtcggctgctcttgccctcacctctctttctctcccccataaccttctcaatgctgcttgtgccgttacctgcctcacaccctctctttctgatctcccagcttctctttgggcggaacataaggacgaggtgggctttgttaactgtaccccttacgaggcggtcattaaacattCCTCGCCtgtatatgtaaaacagtaccccctttccccagctaagctatctggcattgatgatgttttatgttctctcctagagcaaggtgtggtcgtcccctgtgttagcccttataacactccagtgaacccggtgcagaagcccaacggcacgtggcgtttcacccaggacttgcgtaagattaatgagttaattatcccagtcgccccattagttccagacgttccctctcttatggcctcgattccgtgtgaacatgcgtttttctctgtaattgatctctgttctgcctttttcagcgtccctgtgggccacgacacgcagcccctgttcgcttttacgcacaggggaaagcagtacacatggaccaggttaccccaaggatatgtcgattcccccgcggtttttacagccgtagtgagggacgccttggccggtttgtgcctcccctcgggctcctccgtgctccaatacgcggatgatcttctggtaacggcggaggacgaggacctttgcgctaaagccacactcgctctcctctctcttctggcgcaagaaggtttcaaggtctcacgaactaagcttcagttctgcctccccactgttcgatatctgggtcacgatctctcccagggctcccgcaggctcagccccgagcgtgtgcaggtcatcctagacactcaggtgcctgccaccaaacacgccctcatggcttttctgggacttatcaattactgccgccagtggattcctgactgttccacctatgacaagtgtctgcgctctgcaattctgcactcggaccctttgactcagcccctggtgtggtctgatgagatgctgacggccttcagggccttgaaacaggctttatgctcggcccctgctctcggacttccgaattaccgtttgccgtttcatttatatgtgtgcaaccagcagggaactgcgtctggggttttggcgcaggagcacggggggggtatgcggccttgtgcgttcctctctaaaactcttgattctgtggcacagggtctccctgcttgcctcagggcggtggctgcatgtgctgtcatggtcacggacgctgaacggctggttttgtctcacccgctcgttctccacacctcacatgatgtagtgcacgttttaaagaacctcagtacccagcatttatctgcgcagcgtcgctctggatacgagtctattcttttggccaccgaaaaccttactgttaagccctcctcctcctttgattctctcgcgcacgcgcttcagcgcctcctcaattcacaggatgattttcttccttctgaaacacacgactgcatttctagcattcttttcgagacaagtatccgccccgacttacgctccaccccgttactttcaggtgattcgctgtttgtggacggctcgtgctcacgcccctctgacggcgttttcgtgtgtggttattctgtgtgccgccttcctgatgaaactgttgaagctttttctcttcctttctcctcggctcaggctgccgaactatacgctctaacccgtgcatgtgttattgctcaggacacagacgtcactatctacactgattcacgctacgctttcggcgttgctcatgactttggtcggatttgggcttcgcgtgggttcaccactgcagacggtaagcccatttctcattcttcgcttgttactgatttaatcaccgcctgtcttctcccgcgctctttagccattgttaagactcgtgctcattgtattggggactcttttgagatcaggggaaactctctcgccgatcgcattgccaaagccgcggctgcctccggtgtttttccgccttcgcttactctctccctggtctcatccagccgtatgattagtgccgttcttccggacattgacttgatctccctccaggcctccgcttcggcctcagacaaccatttctgggactcatgcggcgcgcagccgtctgacggcgttcggatcgatgctcagggccgcctttgtttgcctagacattgcactccatttctcgtccgcgagtttcatggtcccactcaccgcggacgaaggggggtagtggaggatttatccaaaatattttgcatcgacaaaatacacaccgatgtacatcacattctagacagatgtttaacgtgcgcacagaataatccatctaaaccaggcgcggtacatcagcaccttcccatacctgacacgccgttccaggaatggcagattgactttactcacatgccaaaacagggcccctttaagtatctcttggtcatggtcgacaaattttcacgatgggtggaggctttcccttgcgggaaagaagacgctcgcacggcggtaaacaaattgacgcaagaaatcattccgcgttatggcctcccggtagggatagactctgacaaagggacgccgttcacctctaaggtgacccaagaactatgtaaggacctaaaaatcctttggcgattccacatcccgtaccatccacaatcctccggcattgtggagcgcgcaaatagaacaatcaagggtaagctgcgtaaagccatgcaagaagctggtactaaaaattgggtacaagttttgcctttagttctcgctgacatgcgaatgaccgctcaagtggccctcgacaacctgtctccgtacgagctcgtgatgggccggccttttcctacaccctggcgcagaggtatgcaggctataggaacgagtgatcttgatgtacatctcagtgagtacgccgtgggtctcatgcgggtgttggatgagtactggacgagactaaattccaaaaagcctcccattcctgaggcacccactcacccctttgaggtaggggataaagtgttggtaaagaaatttgcgaaattaggcgctcctttggaggaaccgccctacagtgaacccacggatgtgctcgctgtaactcgaacggctgtactaactgacctttttccacagtggattcatgccagtcgaataaagaaggctccaatgtaatagaaatctatattgttgatgcttaacaggtttttgtgtttcagaaagttgctgtgacaatagctgacggccttttcagggatcccctttccagcatccggagtgatccggtttcggctgatctacaaagaggggatggtcggtgcgtcccgcagacttctgaactgaggaatctggaagacacgtgagcctgggctaccttcaactatctacatcctgtggacacagaaagaacaaagtcagtgaccagtatgactttccttctggtattggtcttagcgcttggagcagggaatcccgctcaagccagccacgaggacaacgttttttggcgatttgccaattggactgctaaacaacatactaatcagtcttgttatgtctgtcaatacgttagagtctaaactgtagttatactctgtaaacaaagtataaaagaggggattgtaagattgtgtgtgttctcgtgcatagctgtcctgagctttatgaccctttcacaccctggtaaaagtgcataatcgcgagaacatactcttttgttttctctgtaccttctagtttcgctgaaaccacattcctggttcctcctgttctagggggtgtatggtctgctctttcatgtataataaaaacgactccttatctggcgagttgaccttgtgcccccgagccccttacttatcttgtcacgcaagcttctgatgtatataaaccctgctctttctgtgtatcgttgagcagtgcttgaataaaccagattgatttaactcgtgtggtttgttttaaccctgctccagagcgctcttacgtcaacgcatctgaactgagacagacacaggttctaacaattaTAAAGGACATCACTCATCCTACACAGGCAGGAGAGTCAGATCTATACGTACACATAccaacagacttaaaaacagttTCCTTCCAACTGCAATAAACTTACTGAACTCTGATATCTCCACAGTCTGAAATATGACATGTGCAATGCATTATTTTTCTGTTCAATCCATAACCTGTACATATTACTT
Above is a genomic segment from Neoarius graeffei isolate fNeoGra1 chromosome 14, fNeoGra1.pri, whole genome shotgun sequence containing:
- the LOC132897968 gene encoding uncharacterized protein LOC132897968 isoform X1, which produces MRPCAFLSKTLDSVAQGLPACLRAVAACAVMVTDAERLVLSHPLVLHTSHDVVHVLKNLSTQHLSAQRRSGYESILLATENLTVKPSSSFDSLAHALQRLLNSQDDFLPSETHDCISSILFETSIRPDLRSTPLLSGDSLFVDGSCSRPSDGVFVCGYSVCRLPDETVEAFSLPFSSAQAAELYALTRACVIAQDTDVTIYTDSRYAFGVAHDFGRIWASRGFTTADGIPFPASGVIRFRLIYKEGMVGASRRLLN
- the LOC132897968 gene encoding uncharacterized protein LOC132897968 isoform X3: MRPCAFLSKTLDSVAQGLPACLRAVAACAVMVTDAERLVLSHPLVLHTSHDVVHVLKNLSTQHLSAQRRSGYESILLATENLTVKPSSSFDSLAHALQRLLNSQDDFLPSETHDCISSILFETSIRPDLRSTPLLSGDSLFVDGSCSRPSDGVFVCGYSVCRLPDETVEAFSLPFSSAQAAELYALTRACVIAQDTDVTIYTDSRYAFGVAHDFGRIWASRGFTTADESCCDNS
- the LOC132897968 gene encoding uncharacterized protein LOC132897968 isoform X2, whose amino-acid sequence is MRPCAFLSKTLDSVAQGLPACLRAVAACAVMVTDAERLVLSHPLVLHTSHDVVHVLKNLSTQHLSAQRRSGYESILLATENLTVKPSSSFDSLAHALQRLLNSQDDFLPSETHDCISSILFETSIRPDLRSTPLLSGDSLFVDGSCSRPSDGVFVCGYSVCRLPDETVEAFSLPFSSAQAAELYALTRACVIAQDTDVTIYTDSRYAFGVAHDFGRIWASRGFTTADGFCVSESCCDNS